Proteins encoded within one genomic window of Pontibacillus halophilus JSM 076056 = DSM 19796:
- a CDS encoding ABC transporter substrate-binding protein — translation MKKSWVWIFIVLILAACGSGNENEGNLDLSETNFEDISAQAAGTTVDLHMWGGDEGINQYIDEWVAPKLEEEHNITLKRTPVDTKDILSKLYNEKLANKEDGTVDVIWLNGENFKNAKENELLYGPFTDHLPAYQSYYDTDSLSYNNDFGTSVDGLEAPWGKVQFTFLYDTEKVDSPPQSFEELKQWIHENPGKFTYPNPDDFSGNAFVRHLLYQASDSTESLVQEPYSDEKADALGKEVWTYLKEIKSDLWRNGEHYPSSLTELDRLYSQGDVWMTMGYNEARSEHLIDQGVFPESTKSFIMEPGSLGNTHFLAIPFNSGNKAGAITSINYLLSPEAQYVKLQPKYWGDNTPISTDNLPKEQREKFESLDRGASVLPARELEDRFLPEVDSQYVDWIKENWQNEIFKTD, via the coding sequence ATGAAAAAGAGTTGGGTATGGATATTCATTGTTCTTATCCTTGCAGCCTGTGGTTCAGGTAATGAAAATGAGGGAAACTTGGACCTTTCAGAAACAAACTTTGAAGACATATCAGCACAAGCAGCTGGTACGACCGTAGATCTCCATATGTGGGGTGGAGATGAAGGGATTAACCAGTATATCGATGAATGGGTAGCTCCTAAGCTAGAAGAAGAACACAATATAACGTTGAAACGAACACCAGTAGATACGAAGGACATCCTGTCAAAGTTGTACAATGAGAAACTTGCCAACAAAGAGGATGGAACCGTTGATGTCATTTGGCTCAACGGAGAGAACTTTAAAAATGCAAAAGAAAATGAATTGCTCTATGGACCCTTTACAGACCATCTTCCAGCATACCAATCCTATTATGATACGGATTCTCTTTCGTATAACAATGACTTTGGAACAAGCGTTGATGGGCTTGAAGCCCCTTGGGGCAAAGTTCAATTCACCTTTCTGTACGACACAGAGAAAGTTGACAGCCCTCCGCAATCCTTTGAGGAGTTAAAACAATGGATTCATGAGAATCCGGGTAAATTCACTTACCCAAACCCAGATGATTTCTCGGGTAATGCCTTTGTTCGTCATCTTCTTTATCAAGCAAGTGACTCAACCGAGTCCCTCGTTCAAGAACCTTACTCTGACGAAAAAGCAGATGCACTAGGCAAAGAAGTGTGGACTTATTTAAAGGAGATTAAATCAGACTTATGGCGTAATGGGGAGCACTATCCCTCTTCCTTAACCGAACTCGACCGCTTGTATAGTCAAGGCGATGTGTGGATGACCATGGGGTATAACGAAGCGCGCTCTGAACACCTCATTGACCAAGGTGTCTTCCCAGAGAGTACGAAATCTTTCATTATGGAACCGGGTTCACTTGGGAACACTCATTTCCTTGCAATTCCGTTTAATAGCGGGAACAAAGCCGGAGCAATTACGTCGATTAACTATTTACTTAGTCCTGAAGCGCAATATGTGAAGCTTCAACCGAAATACTGGGGAGACAATACCCCAATCAGTACTGATAACTTACCTAAAGAACAACGTGAGAAATTTGAATCCTTAGACCGCGGAGCTAGTGTATTACCTGCAAGGGAACTTGAGGATCGCTTTCTACCAGAGGTCGATTCTCAGTATGTAGATTGGATAAAGGAGAACTGGCAGAATGAGATTTTCAAGACAGATTAA
- a CDS encoding ABC transporter permease, protein MRFSRQIKVWGMLAPTLLFLIIPLYGLYSGIKRSLIHEGLFSFHYYSELFQRSVFWESLLYSIGIALVSTTLSLLIGLSFTRWFYPYVNRLSGKLSVWVSMLFPHFVWGYVVLILFQQSGLLAQLGIALGIWEATNEVPVVTNDALGIGILLTYIGKEVPFVILMLLPVYIGMNTRYDDMVRTLGGGKWRRFKDAEWPWIYPILMETGIILFAFIMSAFEVPFLLGSTFKEMVSIVTYDWFYSGDFSERPLALAAMIVTSVVIGLVAFVMFRLTSKTRWLLSKGAR, encoded by the coding sequence ATGAGATTTTCAAGACAGATTAAAGTGTGGGGCATGCTCGCCCCTACTCTCCTCTTTCTCATCATCCCTCTTTACGGGCTCTACTCAGGCATCAAACGTAGTTTGATTCATGAAGGCTTATTTAGCTTTCACTATTATTCAGAGTTATTTCAGAGATCGGTGTTTTGGGAGTCACTATTATACAGTATTGGAATCGCACTCGTCTCAACTACGTTATCCCTTCTTATTGGGCTTTCTTTTACACGGTGGTTCTATCCATACGTGAATCGCTTGTCAGGTAAGCTAAGTGTCTGGGTGTCCATGCTCTTCCCCCATTTCGTCTGGGGCTATGTGGTACTCATCTTGTTTCAACAGAGTGGATTGCTTGCTCAATTGGGGATAGCCCTAGGGATATGGGAAGCCACCAATGAAGTGCCTGTTGTCACAAATGATGCGCTTGGAATTGGGATCTTGCTGACTTACATCGGGAAAGAAGTTCCCTTTGTCATCTTAATGCTACTTCCGGTTTATATCGGAATGAATACACGGTATGACGATATGGTGCGAACGCTCGGTGGAGGGAAATGGAGACGATTTAAAGATGCAGAGTGGCCTTGGATTTATCCAATCCTAATGGAAACTGGCATCATCTTATTTGCCTTTATCATGAGTGCGTTTGAAGTTCCATTCCTACTTGGGTCAACCTTCAAAGAGATGGTCTCTATCGTAACTTATGACTGGTTCTACTCTGGAGACTTTAGTGAACGTCCGCTCGCTCTAGCGGCGATGATTGTGACGAGTGTAGTAATTGGATTGGTGGCCTTTGTCATGTTTAGACTAACTAGCAAGACACGCTGGCTCTTATCGAAAGGAGCGCGATAA
- a CDS encoding ABC transporter permease yields the protein MKRNKWVFFILTFTFSIFPVLFLLVKSVTENFQLSDGTKLRFTLDGWGVLLSENQLAEATWTSIGIGFVVVLLNLWVGITGGRVLAFESFRGKSAVETAILFPLIIPVLAITLGIHLVFIRIGLADTWYGVVLIHLVPTIPYTIRIMRNSYVTIGHDMLEQAKTLGGSGLARFISIEVPLLKPAIRSAVFLIFVISLSQYVVTTIIGGGNVVTLALVYFPFLQSANSAIIAAFSIWFAVIPLLFYLVFELLLTLLPYQKRWRTHE from the coding sequence ATGAAGCGAAACAAATGGGTATTCTTTATTCTCACGTTTACATTCTCTATTTTCCCAGTACTGTTCCTGCTAGTGAAAAGCGTAACAGAGAACTTTCAGTTGAGTGATGGGACAAAGCTCCGCTTTACACTGGATGGATGGGGAGTCCTTCTTTCAGAGAACCAGTTAGCTGAAGCGACATGGACGTCTATTGGGATTGGTTTCGTCGTTGTTCTTCTTAATTTATGGGTAGGGATTACAGGTGGGCGCGTACTCGCGTTCGAGAGCTTTCGAGGGAAGAGCGCAGTCGAAACCGCAATACTATTCCCGCTAATCATCCCCGTACTTGCTATCACACTAGGCATCCATCTCGTATTTATACGAATTGGATTGGCAGATACCTGGTATGGAGTTGTGCTCATTCATCTAGTCCCGACCATCCCCTATACGATACGAATAATGAGAAATAGTTATGTGACAATCGGCCACGATATGCTCGAACAAGCTAAGACACTCGGCGGCTCAGGTCTTGCACGATTTATATCTATTGAAGTGCCGTTGTTAAAGCCTGCGATTCGTAGCGCTGTCTTTCTCATTTTCGTCATTAGCTTAAGTCAATATGTCGTTACCACCATTATTGGTGGAGGGAATGTTGTGACACTCGCACTCGTGTACTTCCCGTTCTTGCAATCCGCCAATAGCGCCATTATTGCAGCGTTCTCCATATGGTTCGCCGTAATACCGCTACTCTTTTATCTAGTATTTGAACTGCTACTAACCTTGCTACCTTACCAAAAACGATGGAGGACGCACGAATGA
- a CDS encoding ABC transporter ATP-binding protein translates to MTKPYLSLQQASKAFHHRTVLEHIHFSMEKGEILSIVGPSGSGKSTLLRCLAGLETFSTGKLYINGQDVTDVEANKRSVSYVFQQPLLFPHMNILQNIGYGLQFKKVSKQKRKELSSELLQQIGLRDYATAYPHELSGGQQQRVSLARSLAVSPDLLLLDEPFSSLDQQLRIEMRAWVRQFLKAEGTTAIFITHDREEAMMMGDRVAVFQDGRFQQVGEPQAVYRKPATPFVAKFYSDTLLLDDTRYIPVHCLKLQKSNQADAFKATVQHPVFVHGKTLYTVFVQALDQRVTLEGDLTLEVNETVYLSYHARDIQTFHNDQEVHDETEKELD, encoded by the coding sequence ATGACGAAACCTTATCTATCCTTGCAACAAGCTTCCAAAGCGTTCCATCACCGCACGGTACTGGAACACATCCACTTTAGTATGGAGAAAGGGGAAATCCTAAGCATTGTAGGGCCATCCGGCAGTGGGAAATCTACATTGCTTCGCTGTCTTGCTGGACTAGAGACGTTCTCAACGGGGAAGCTATACATTAACGGACAGGATGTTACGGATGTGGAAGCGAATAAGCGGTCCGTCAGCTATGTCTTTCAACAGCCGTTGCTCTTTCCACATATGAATATCCTTCAAAATATCGGATATGGACTACAATTCAAGAAGGTATCAAAGCAAAAGCGTAAAGAGCTCTCTTCTGAACTCTTACAACAAATTGGACTACGTGATTATGCTACAGCCTATCCACACGAACTTTCCGGAGGACAACAACAGCGCGTATCCTTAGCACGCTCCTTGGCTGTTTCCCCTGATTTGTTGCTGCTTGATGAGCCCTTCTCAAGCTTAGATCAGCAACTCCGGATTGAGATGCGCGCGTGGGTTCGCCAGTTTCTGAAGGCAGAAGGAACAACAGCTATTTTCATTACGCACGACCGTGAAGAAGCCATGATGATGGGAGACCGGGTGGCGGTCTTCCAGGACGGGCGCTTTCAACAAGTGGGCGAACCACAAGCCGTCTATCGAAAGCCAGCCACCCCATTTGTCGCGAAGTTCTACAGCGATACTTTATTGCTCGATGACACGCGCTACATCCCTGTTCACTGTCTAAAGCTTCAGAAGAGCAATCAGGCTGATGCATTCAAGGCTACAGTGCAACACCCTGTATTCGTACACGGGAAGACGCTGTATACGGTCTTTGTACAAGCACTCGACCAAAGGGTCACACTTGAAGGCGACCTAACACTTGAAGTAAACGAAACCGTCTATCTCTCTTATCACGCACGCGATATACAAACATTTCACAACGACCAGGAGGTGCACGATGAAACAGAAAAAGAATTGGATTAA
- a CDS encoding TVP38/TMEM64 family protein, translated as MKQKKNWIKAALVLIIFLGLAYFVRFELNIGGQEIKEFILSFGWWAPFIFFLIYTIGPIVFFPTSVLSLAAGLAFGFWPGVLYIWFGATGAAATGYIMARFFGDSVLRFQNVSWSQQIYKQVEKRGFLYVLILRLIPLVGFDILSYISGIARVRFGPFLLATFIGMLPGTIAYAFLGSSLGTGNITYILIAVGIFLLLILITYLFRARVKRFLGISQEGGN; from the coding sequence ATGAAACAGAAAAAGAATTGGATTAAGGCAGCACTTGTACTTATAATCTTCCTCGGTTTGGCTTACTTTGTTCGATTTGAGCTCAACATTGGTGGCCAGGAAATTAAAGAATTTATCTTATCCTTTGGTTGGTGGGCACCATTCATCTTCTTTCTTATTTATACAATTGGACCCATTGTATTCTTCCCTACTTCCGTGTTATCCCTTGCGGCTGGATTAGCCTTTGGATTCTGGCCCGGAGTATTATACATCTGGTTCGGCGCTACAGGCGCTGCTGCAACAGGATATATTATGGCACGCTTCTTTGGGGATTCTGTCTTACGATTTCAGAATGTATCATGGTCTCAACAAATTTATAAGCAAGTGGAGAAACGAGGTTTCCTTTATGTCTTAATCCTACGTCTCATTCCACTCGTAGGCTTTGATATCTTAAGCTACATTTCAGGCATTGCGCGTGTACGCTTTGGCCCTTTCTTATTGGCAACCTTTATTGGGATGTTACCTGGTACGATTGCCTATGCCTTCCTCGGTTCAAGCTTAGGAACCGGGAATATCACTTATATCCTTATTGCTGTCGGCATTTTCTTATTGCTGATTCTAATTACGTATTTGTTCCGGGCTCGCGTCAAGCGCTTCCTCGGAATTAGCCAGGAAGGAGGCAATTAA
- a CDS encoding CDP-alcohol phosphatidyltransferase family protein has protein sequence MLDTHARKYVQPSIEYTSKRLTRLGLSANQVTVIAFLLGIIAAGVYAVGYPILGVVLLWVSGFLDAVDGTMARQTKPSAFGTVMDITFDRIVEIAIIFAVAYLHPEAMWPLLLLSGSIIFSMTVFLTVGAISEKQGIKSFYYQAGAAERTEGFILFSIMMLFPSIVGWTTLLFFVIEVYTAIQRFMEAKKILS, from the coding sequence ATGCTTGATACGCATGCCAGGAAGTACGTCCAGCCTTCCATTGAGTACACGTCAAAGCGTCTTACACGCTTAGGACTCTCAGCAAATCAAGTAACCGTTATTGCTTTCCTACTAGGAATCATAGCTGCAGGTGTATACGCGGTTGGCTATCCGATTCTTGGGGTGGTCTTGCTATGGGTATCTGGCTTCCTTGATGCTGTAGATGGTACGATGGCGCGACAAACGAAGCCATCTGCCTTTGGAACGGTTATGGACATTACGTTCGATCGTATCGTTGAAATTGCCATCATATTTGCAGTAGCGTACTTACATCCAGAAGCAATGTGGCCGTTACTCCTGTTAAGCGGTTCAATCATCTTCTCGATGACGGTATTTCTAACGGTTGGAGCCATCTCTGAGAAGCAGGGAATCAAGTCCTTTTACTATCAGGCAGGTGCAGCAGAACGAACGGAAGGGTTCATCTTATTTAGTATCATGATGTTGTTCCCATCTATAGTCGGCTGGACGACGCTTTTATTTTTCGTGATTGAGGTATATACAGCTATACAACGTTTTATGGAAGCAAAGAAAATTCTATCTTAA
- a CDS encoding dihydrolipoyl dehydrogenase family protein, which yields MKKYDIIVIGGGSGGLTVASGAASLGAKTALIEKRDTLGGDCLHFGCVPSKAFIEAANEVHAAKHIQDLGIETSGKISLKAVNDRVRQAIAHIQEHDSIERFEELGVDVYNGKATFKNDHEIDIEGQESLYGKRIVISTGSSPMVPPIEGLDEVDFITNESVFTMEQLPEKMTFIGGGPIGLELAQAMSRLGSEVTVIEAGPTLLGKEDQDIQKQAQAILERELHVVTGASVQRVRMENGKKMVYYSVDGEETSIASDEIFLATGRTPNSGSLQLDNAGVETDKKGFISVDATLRTNVGHIFAIGDINGTLPFTHVAGEEGKLVVQNALYGLSRKMSYDYMPWNTYLTPEVFHVGLTQQEAQEKHEEVLIYTNQLEEVDRFVTDQSYEGFVKIITDTKGKIVGAHAIGTGAGDWMQTVVQAMAEGNKIGDLSNMVYPYPNHAEAVKRTADQYWRNKLFSGPVQQVSSLFLKWFR from the coding sequence ATGAAGAAGTATGACATCATCGTGATTGGCGGAGGTTCAGGAGGACTAACCGTTGCTTCTGGCGCCGCTTCCCTCGGTGCAAAGACTGCTTTAATCGAGAAACGGGATACGCTTGGAGGGGACTGCCTCCACTTCGGATGTGTACCTTCCAAAGCGTTCATTGAAGCGGCGAACGAGGTTCATGCCGCTAAACATATTCAAGACCTAGGAATTGAGACATCTGGCAAGATAAGCTTGAAAGCGGTCAATGACCGTGTCCGACAAGCGATTGCTCACATACAAGAGCATGACAGCATTGAGCGATTTGAAGAGCTTGGTGTAGACGTGTATAACGGGAAAGCGACATTTAAGAACGACCATGAGATTGACATTGAAGGTCAAGAATCACTCTATGGGAAGCGCATTGTCATCTCTACCGGTTCCTCTCCGATGGTACCACCTATTGAAGGTCTAGATGAAGTTGATTTCATCACGAATGAATCGGTCTTTACGATGGAGCAATTGCCAGAGAAAATGACTTTCATCGGAGGAGGACCTATAGGGCTTGAGCTTGCACAGGCGATGTCTAGACTTGGATCAGAAGTGACGGTCATCGAAGCGGGCCCTACCCTTCTTGGAAAGGAAGACCAAGACATTCAGAAGCAGGCTCAAGCAATCCTAGAAAGAGAGCTTCATGTTGTTACAGGGGCTAGCGTGCAACGCGTTAGGATGGAGAATGGAAAGAAAATGGTGTACTACAGTGTGGATGGGGAGGAGACATCAATTGCCTCTGATGAAATCTTCCTCGCTACAGGGCGTACGCCTAATTCTGGCTCACTACAGCTCGACAATGCGGGCGTTGAGACAGACAAGAAAGGCTTCATTTCCGTCGATGCCACTTTACGAACGAACGTGGGGCATATCTTCGCAATTGGAGACATCAACGGGACGTTACCGTTCACTCATGTGGCTGGAGAAGAAGGAAAGCTTGTCGTCCAAAACGCACTATACGGCTTGAGCCGCAAAATGTCTTATGATTATATGCCTTGGAACACCTACCTCACACCAGAAGTCTTCCACGTTGGCCTAACACAGCAAGAAGCACAAGAAAAACACGAGGAAGTACTGATCTATACGAATCAACTAGAAGAGGTGGATCGATTCGTAACCGACCAATCCTATGAAGGGTTTGTCAAGATTATTACAGATACGAAGGGGAAAATAGTAGGCGCGCATGCCATTGGTACAGGCGCAGGAGACTGGATGCAGACCGTTGTCCAAGCTATGGCAGAAGGCAATAAGATTGGCGACCTGTCTAACATGGTCTACCCTTATCCGAACCACGCAGAAGCGGTTAAGCGTACTGCAGACCAGTATTGGAGAAACAAACTTTTCTCTGGACCGGTTCAACAAGTATCAAGCCTTTTCCTTAAATGGTTCCGATAG
- a CDS encoding Crp/Fnr family transcriptional regulator has product MDKLMMISQISLFDELPQDELEVLDEMSEMKPIKKGTVITSPENPIPALFLLKKGQVRLYRMNADGRQFTVDILVDGNIFGETSTLSLTDDQMYAEAMVDTYVCILGREQFEQYVESNPKIALKFINILSARLKDVYSISEKIALSDVKNRLLYLLLMLSEKTGKRQQDWQTIEMKLTHNDLANMIGSTRETTSAVISQLKKEGLLKKDPHFAIHAQRVKELLDVE; this is encoded by the coding sequence TTGGATAAATTAATGATGATTTCCCAAATCAGCCTATTCGATGAATTGCCGCAAGATGAACTAGAAGTATTGGATGAGATGAGTGAAATGAAGCCGATTAAGAAAGGGACTGTCATTACATCTCCTGAAAATCCTATTCCGGCCCTGTTTCTGTTAAAGAAAGGTCAGGTTCGTTTATACCGTATGAATGCAGATGGACGCCAGTTCACTGTCGATATTCTTGTTGATGGAAATATCTTTGGGGAGACGTCTACGCTGTCATTAACCGATGACCAAATGTACGCAGAAGCGATGGTAGATACATACGTATGCATCTTAGGACGTGAACAGTTCGAGCAATATGTGGAGAGCAATCCAAAGATTGCGCTGAAGTTTATTAACATCTTGTCAGCTCGACTTAAGGATGTGTACTCCATAAGTGAGAAGATTGCCTTAAGTGATGTGAAGAATCGATTGCTTTATTTGCTGCTCATGTTGAGCGAGAAAACAGGCAAACGCCAACAGGATTGGCAGACGATTGAAATGAAGCTCACCCACAACGACTTGGCTAATATGATTGGCTCTACAAGAGAAACGACGAGTGCGGTTATTAGCCAGTTAAAGAAAGAAGGTCTTCTGAAGAAGGACCCTCATTTCGCCATTCATGCACAAAGGGTGAAAGAATTGCTGGATGTGGAATAG
- a CDS encoding glutaredoxin family protein has protein sequence MTTLYTIDGCIKCFQAKRYLQEQGIPFQEINILKVPEAIPELKETAGEVVTPVLHDEATVLIGLNILNYKQSIH, from the coding sequence ATGACCACCTTATATACGATTGATGGCTGTATCAAATGCTTCCAAGCGAAACGGTACCTACAAGAACAAGGGATCCCGTTCCAAGAGATTAATATTCTAAAGGTGCCAGAAGCCATTCCCGAGCTTAAGGAAACAGCGGGCGAAGTCGTCACACCTGTACTTCATGACGAAGCTACCGTCCTAATCGGCCTCAATATTTTAAATTATAAACAATCCATCCATTAA
- a CDS encoding OsmC family protein → MANQTFHITTNSEGMRTDIVAPHDNELIVDEPANMGGTNKGADPLSTLLASLAGCENVIANMVAKEMDFDLQNIKFDIKGSLDPRGLMGDESVRPYFQTVEVNATIETSESEERIKELQEKTDARCPVYTTLQAAGVELTPNWVKA, encoded by the coding sequence ATGGCTAACCAAACATTTCATATTACGACAAACTCAGAAGGTATGCGCACAGACATCGTCGCACCTCACGATAACGAACTAATTGTTGATGAACCAGCCAATATGGGTGGTACGAATAAAGGTGCCGATCCTCTTTCTACACTACTTGCATCACTAGCTGGTTGCGAGAACGTCATTGCGAACATGGTTGCGAAAGAAATGGACTTCGACCTTCAGAATATTAAATTTGATATTAAAGGATCTCTAGACCCTCGTGGCCTAATGGGAGACGAAAGCGTTCGCCCATACTTCCAAACGGTAGAAGTTAACGCAACAATTGAAACGAGCGAATCAGAAGAACGTATTAAGGAACTACAAGAGAAAACGGACGCACGTTGCCCTGTTTATACAACGCTACAAGCAGCAGGCGTTGAACTTACACCGAACTGGGTGAAAGCGTAA
- a CDS encoding thioredoxin family protein: protein MKALETTEQFNEVIQSETPIIVKFYGTWCPDCQRMNMFIGDILDEYDHVTWYEINRDDVPELAQKYEVMGIPSLLVFQKGEKLAHLHSAYAKTPDEVRDFLVEQNL, encoded by the coding sequence ATGAAAGCACTTGAAACGACAGAACAATTTAACGAAGTTATTCAAAGCGAAACACCAATCATTGTGAAATTCTACGGAACATGGTGCCCAGATTGCCAACGCATGAACATGTTCATTGGAGATATTCTAGATGAGTATGACCACGTCACATGGTACGAAATCAACCGTGATGATGTACCAGAATTAGCACAGAAATACGAAGTAATGGGAATCCCTAGCTTACTCGTATTCCAAAAAGGCGAGAAGCTAGCTCACCTTCACAGTGCGTATGCGAAAACTCCAGACGAGGTTCGCGACTTCCTAGTTGAGCAAAATCTATAA
- a CDS encoding YjcZ family sporulation protein, whose product MSDGYGYGGGFALVVVLFILLIIVGAAVVGGYGC is encoded by the coding sequence ATGTCAGATGGTTATGGATACGGCGGTGGCTTTGCGCTTGTTGTCGTTCTTTTCATCCTTCTCATCATCGTAGGCGCCGCGGTTGTTGGTGGTTATGGCTGTTAA
- a CDS encoding YjcZ family sporulation protein — protein sequence MYGGYNYMGGYQCCYPTHCGKGNFNNFVLIVVLFILLIIVGATAFYN from the coding sequence ATGTACGGAGGCTACAACTATATGGGCGGGTACCAATGCTGCTACCCTACACACTGTGGAAAAGGCAACTTCAACAACTTCGTGTTAATCGTTGTTCTTTTCATTCTTCTCATTATCGTAGGCGCTACAGCATTCTACAACTAA